Genomic DNA from Triticum dicoccoides isolate Atlit2015 ecotype Zavitan chromosome 4B, WEW_v2.0, whole genome shotgun sequence:
ATTCCCTCCTCGTACCGTTCCGCTCTTCAGGACCCACACTGGCGTGCCGCGATGGTCGACGAGTATAACGCGCTAATTCGGAATGACACTTGGTCTTTGGTTTCTTGTCCTGCAGGTGTCAACGTGGTGACCGGCAAGTGGATTTTTCGCCACAAACTCCATCCCGACGGCTCTCTGGCACGGTACAAGGCACGATGGGTGGTTCGCGGTTTCACGCAGCAGCCGGGCGTGGACTATGGGGAGACATTCAGCCCCGTGGTCAAGCCGGCCACTATTCGGGTGGTTCTTAGCATTGCGACAGCACATTCTTGGCCCGTCCGCCAGATGGACGTCAAGAATGCTTTCCTCCACGGTGATCTTGCTGAGGTGGTCTACTGCCAGCAACCCTCCGGGTTCGCCAATCCCACGCATCCCACTCACGTCTGTCGCCTCAACAAATCCTTGTATGGGCTCAAGCAGGCGCCTCGCACTTGGTTCCTTCGGTTCACCAGCTTTCTTTACTCCCTCGGCTTTGTCTCTTCCAAGTGCGACACCTCGCTTTTCATCTTACGCCGAGAAGATTCTATCGCGTATCTACTCTTGTACGTCGATGATATCATCCTCACTGCTAGCACCACCACCCTGCTTCAGTCGCTCGTACACGCCTTCACCAGTGAGTTTTCCATGAGTGACCTCGGTGACCTTCACCACTTCCTCGGGATCAACGTTCATCACTCCACCACCGGCCTCTTCCTCTCTCAGGAGCAATATGCTCTTGAGATCCTTGATCGTGCCAAGATGCTCAACTGTAAGCCCATCTCTACTCCCGTCGATACCTGCAGCAAGCTTTCTGGTGCCGATGGTGTCCCCTACAGTGATCCGACTCACTACCGTCGCCTCGCTGGTGCGCTACAGTATCTTACGCTCACCCGCCCTGACCTCTCCTATGCCGTACAACAGCTCTGTCTCGTCATGCACGCTCCGATGGAGGGCCACTTTCAGCTGCTCAAGCGTGTGCTACGCTATCTCTGCAGCACCACTCATTACGGGCTCCAGCTCTACCGCTCCTCTTCGCATGATCTTCTTGCTTACAGTGATGCAGATTGGGCCGGCTACCCCGACACCCATCGCTCCACCTCGGGGTTTTGTGTGTTCCTTGGCTCTAACCTTGTCTCTTGGTCCTCCAGCGCCGAGGCCGAGTACCGCGCAGTTGCTAACTGTGTGGCCGAGTCATGTTGGCTCCGCCAACTTCTTACGGAGCTTCATCGCCCTCCTCGCCGGGCCACTCTTGTGTACAGTGATAATGTGAGTGCAGTGTACCTCTCGTCCAATCCTGTTCAACATCAGCGCACCAAGCATGTGGAGATCGATTTGCACTTTGTCCGCGACCGTGTGGCTCTCGGTGAGGTCAAGGTGCTGCATGTTCCGACAGGGTCCCAGTTCGCTGATGTCTTCACCAAGGGCTTGTCGTCGGCTCTCTTTCGTGATTTTCGCTCCCGTCTGAACGTCTTCCCNNNNNNNNNNNNNNNNNNNNNNNNNNNNNNNNNNNNNNNNNNNNNNNNNNNNNNNNNNNNNNNNNNNNNNNNNNNNNNNNNNNNNNNNNNNNNNNNNNNNNNNNNNNNNNNNNNNNNNNNNNNNNNNNNNNNNNNNNNNNNNNNNNNNNNNNNNNNNNNNNNNNNNNNNNNNNNNNNNNNNNNNNNNNNNNNNNNNNNNNNNNNNNNNNNNNNNNNNNNNNNNNNNNNNNNNNNNNNNNNNNNNNNNNNNNNNNNNNNNNNNNNACGTTACGTTTGTACACTTGTAATGTATATCTGATCAGTGTTGTAACTAGCAGTCCTAGTCTCCAGGAGGTTTCCTAGTTTAGCGCCTCCTCCTGTGATCGTGCCCTGCATGTAGGGCTGCTTCCATGTATATGTAACCATCAGCCGATTGGCTTGGCAACAGGAGATCCACATTCCAGTTGCGGGGATTCTGTGTTATGCGGACGTGTAACCATTTTACGGGGAAAATGTGGTCACGGCGATTTTTACGAAAACCTAGCCCCAAGTGCGGCGGTGATTCCGTTGCGCGTAAAGTGACCCTTTTTGCCCTCCCCCTCGGAGCCGGATCCCCTGACGTACGGCCACCTCCCACCGCCAAAGCTTTTCGGCAAGTGCGAGGGCACACGCAATGATTAGCACGAGCCCTCGGCAATCACAGGACCACAGGAAGCCAGCTTGATCTCACTTGCTAAACTGCGGAAATCCTACTCGCCGTCACGATGGTTTATCGCACCAAATCAGTATTCAATGCGGTGGTTACAAATGTGGCAAAAGGGGCCGCTGGATGGGTGGTGGCGCCGAGCTTTTCCTTCTTCAAGCAACAGACATATTTTTCCTCCCCTTCCCTGTCCGCTTCGCTCGCCAGCCAGCCGCTCTGCtcccccccctctccctctcccccaccTTCGTCGTGCTCGCCGCCAGCCCGGGACAGCGCCGCCCCAGCTCGCCGGGAGGACAGCAAGCAATGGAGCCGGGCCTcctccccgtccccgtccccgcggCGCGCGTGTAGGGTTCGCGGCTCCTCCTTGCTCCTCCGGCCCTCCCCTGCAAGAGGTGCGGATCGTTTCTTGGCTTGTTGACCGGCCCTTCCCGCCCGGATCTCGCGCTTCCGAGGCCCCTCCTGCGGCTCGGCTGGCTCCCGCCGCCCGCTGCTGCCGCTGCTTTCGGGGGTGGGTGGGgtttcttgctcttgctcttgctcttgttcTTGTGGCCGGGTCTCCTCGGTGGAGCTTCTGTTTGCTTTTTCCCCCTTTGATTGATGGTGCGGCGCGCCTTCTTTTGGCCGTTTGGTGGCGCGCGGCTGCATTACCTCCGCGCGTGGCGCCCCCGCGAATGGAGATCCGCCCGCCCCGCCGATTCATCCCGGCGAGCACCGAGCTCGTCAATGCGCTCGCTCACAGAGTCACAGCCACGGAGGCCCTGCGCCATGCTTCGATCACCGTCGATTTGCCAGGAGCACGTCTGACTCTGATCATCACAGCAGgccgtgtagtagtagtagtagtagtagtgcgtGCGAGATCCGCCCGAGGTGTTCCGTGGGATGTTGTTCTCTGAACGAACGAAAGAGGAATGCAGGCTCATCTTCTCAGCGTACGCTCTGTGCAATGATGATGCAGGTGTCTTGATCCGCGAGGATGGCGATGACGGCCTACAGCAACCAGGCGCAGGCGATGATGAGGGACTACCTGCTGGCCGACCCGCTCGTCCCCTACACCTCCGTGCTCATCGGCGTCTTCCTCTGCAAGATGGTACTAATTTCATCCATCCCTGTGGTTTCcaagttagagttgatgatgattgtAACCCCTGTGCTACTTATTTCTGCCTTGTTGATTTTTTTCATGAGATGATGAGAACATCTGTTGGTTATATCGAAGAGCTTGGTTACACCATGTGCATTTTACACCACACCCCTAGGAAAATAACACTAGGGCGCCCAGTATTTATGGCAGGCTAGTTGCCACAAATAGGACTAGGTAGATATTTGGTCTGTTATAACAGGACTAATGGTCTTAACTGTGCACACAAAAATTAATTCTTAGTACTGTACTTCCTTTTTACAGAGGTCCAGTTAAAGTGCTGTTGAACATAGTACAGGAGTactaattttccacttcactacaCATATTCTGGACATCGTTGCAATTTTAACTTTGTGCAAGTTTTAACAAGTGGCTCTTTAAATAAGTTTGCCAAAGTTTTAACACCATTAAAACCAAAGAATAGTATCTCTCTCAAGTTGAGTCAATTTGTGTCCCTTCTGTTCATTTAAGGACATAGAACAAGACAAAAAACTTTGGGTTGTGAGTTGTGACTCAACCTCCAACCATATTTCTCCATCTTCGTCAACGACAAAACAATTTTCTCAGAACTTCTAAATGCGACACAATTTACTTTCATCAGCATCCGCTGGCTGCTGTCTATATCAATTTACACCAGCATCAACCGCTTTTGACGCCACAAAACCAGTTGCTAACCATCCATTTGCATATTTCTAGTTTCTTCCTGTGACAAAGGTTATGTTTTATCCTGTAGGCTTACGATCTCACACGGATACTGAGCTCATTCTACTTCAAGGGCTATTCTTCTTTGACAAAAATACAGCGTGTTGAATGGAACAACAGGTCGGTCTTACAGCTAGCTAGTACATATATGTTGCTCTAGGCATGATATTTTCTTTTCATAAATCTCATAGTGGCAAACTGACAACCGATTATACCTGTTTCAGGGGTATGTCCAGTGCACATGCGATCTTCATCGCAGCAGTATCAGTATATCTTGTTGCATCTACGGATCTTTTCTCAGATCAACTTAATGGGCCTATTACATTCCGCAGTTCGATCATCTCCACCTCTGCATTAGGGGTACTGGCTAACCCTCTTAACATGTATTATGATTGGTCACTAAAGTTTATACTTTTCATGCTGGACTTTTGTTTCATTGCTCAATTCACATGTGTGTCCTGGCTGCGTGCTTTACAGGTTTCTGTGGGTTACTTCATCACTGATCTTGCAATGATCTTCTGGTTGTTTCCTTCCCTTGGTGGAATGGAATATGTAGGTGACCAAATCTTACATATATGCAATTTGCTAGTGAACTAGATTTAACTTCAATCTAATTATACTTGAAATAAGTCAATATGCTATAATTTGGCAATGATTCGGTTCAAAATAATTATTATTTGTCAACAGTCTCGAAATTTGACAACTTGTGTGTGACTTGCAACTGCTTATGGTTGTGTGTTTCCATTTCAGGTACTCCATCATACTCTTTCTCTGGTTGCAATAGCTTACACAATGTTGTCAGGGGAGGGGCAGTTTTACACGTACATGATTCTTATTTCAGAAACAACCACCCCTGAAATCAACATGAGATGGTAAACAAGTGAATGAATTTCAACTTTTCTCTGAAATATTTTCCCCTGTAGTGTTGATTGTAATGCATTGTTCTTTATTTTAAGGTTCCTTGACACCGCTGGACTGAAGAAGTCGAGCGCCTACCTGATCAATGGTATTTTGATATTTGTTGTATGGCTGGTGAGTATTTCTTTGAACTGTCTTGAATGTTCTGTAAACAAAGAGAAATCATGAAATTCAGTAAAACAGTATAATAAAGGGATCACAGATCAGTAGAAATTGAAGAACTGCTTTACGTTCATAATTTGTGAGTAACCTCATGCAGTCGTATAGTTTTTTCGACAAAGTAACTTTGCCGCTTGGTTGTTATACTAGTAGGGTTCTTGCACTAGTATTTGGTGGTGGGATCTTTTCTTTTGATCATAGCATTGGTCTACTTCTTTCAGGTGGCAAGGATATTTTTGTTCCTGTATGTATTTTACCACATCTATTTGCACTACAGCCAGGTACTGGAGATCTTCATTGGAATTCGCTAATTCAGTTTTCCTTAGCACACAACATCCATATGCCATCTGACACATTTTTACCTACTTTTCAATTGATTTCACAACAGATAATGAAGATGCACGCATTTGGTTATTACCTGACACTGACCGTGCCGTCGGTGCTCTTTGTCATGAACGCAATGTGGTTTACGAAGATTTTGAAAGGGGTAATGAAAACACTGTCGAAATGGTCGTAAATCGGATTAGGCTCTGCGGACCAGaagtacaacgtaactgggtgttccTGCCGTGCTGCACTGCGTGTGACCTGAATGTGTAAAGTTATGAATATATGAATTAGGCTTTGCGGACCGGAAGTACAACGCCAACTTGCTTGGTGTTCCTGCACTGCTGCTTGAGACCTTGATGTGCAAAGTTATGAACATATCGGCGTAACTAGGGAAAGTGAATATGTATAATACTAGCAAACAAGTTAGATTAGGCTAAATCGCGTTATTTTCCGGTGAGCTGGGATTTCCTGGCCAGTTTGGCATGTACTGAAGTTCCTCTTCCAATCCTGCAATCTGTGTATACCAGGCCAGGAGATAATTCCATTGCATCTCTTATTCATACTAAATTTTGATGATCTAATTTGAGATATTATATATGAGCTGTTGTTATTCCTGGGATGTGTAAAATTGGGTAGATTTGTGTCCATGGTTGTTGCATTCCCCTGCACATTACCTGTTGTTTCCTGGTCAAATTTTGTTATATTCGCTCTTTGTGCCAAAATTTGGTTGAAATTTTCTGCAAACCATCTCCAAACTGATCCCATCGAACTAGTATGAAATTCCTACACACGCGACGCAGCTGTGTTCTTTGTTGAATAACCCGTTGCATACTCTCTGAACATCAAACTTAGGAGCAACAATTTCTGGGGGGCACAATCAACCACTTTGGAGGTAACTCTCACTTACGATATCTGCAGCGGCATTCAAGTATGGGTATTTACATGACAAATGCATGaacgaaaaagaaaagaaagaagacagGCGGACACGGTAGCGCATAGAGTATATCAGATAAGGCACAGGATCAAGAGGCGCTTTCACGATAGTTTGTCGAGATTCCTCTCCCAAAATGCGCTTTCACGATAGTTTGTCGAGATTCCTCTCCCAAAATTTCTCACAGACGACGAATGTGACCAAATTTATGATGCTTCAGGAGGAGCAGCACGAAGCCGCGCTGACCACTCTCTCATTGGGTCTCTGGGAGAGAACCATCCCCGCCGCCTGTGGGTTCTGCGCCGCCTGCCCCTGAAGCAATCTCTTCGCTGCAATAGGAATCGATGAAACATTAGCATCTaatcatataacatcaatgcatgagGCAAATCTTGTCTCCTCCCTTAATTAatgaatgaggcaaatcttttgcctccgcgttcaaaaaaataaaatacaaaCAAGTAAAAAAAAGAAGACAAAAGTCTATATTAAGGGGCAAAAGGTGGAGCAAGTGGACTCACCAATCTCATAAAATATGTCATTCACATTGGTTGCAGTTTTAGCAGACGTTTCCATGAAGAAGAGGCCATTCTCCTGCGCATATGTCTTGGCTTCCTGCAGTAAATGAACCTCATGTCACACATAAATATAGAACAGCTACCTCAGCTGATAAAAAACACCCACATCAAGTAAACCGAATGCTGCAAGCAACATGAAGTAGCACATTCTCTTGTCATAACTTCATATTTCTTGCTTCCATACTCCCTCCGTCGCAAATTGTAAGACCACGAGTAAGCATAAAAATTAAGGGTGCGTTCAGAACTTAGGATAAAGTAGTTATAGCCTTGCTCGGCAAGGAGGAGACATTTGGTAGGGAGATGAACACTCTTGCTTTCCTTGGTATGGGTGCTCTTAACTGCCAATAAATTCTTGACAGCGCAGAGAGCCAAATCAGCTCTCTTGCGTGGGCAAGCAAGCTGGTGCTACATGAGAAATAACCAACTGTGTGTCGAGCGTGAGGCTTTGATACCAAACTAAACACGGAGTTCTGCTTTGTCCAATAACAGCTCAGCCTGGATAGTTTAATCTCTTCCAGGTTGGGCAAAATGAGTTGTACAAATCATGAAAAGACGGATGTGAAAATGACCAAGCTATCCTTGTCATGACTTCATATTCCCTGCTAGTCAGTGAGAGCATATAGCTTACAAATGCACGAGAAGTGATAAATGGAAAAGACGAGTTGGAAAAAATCATACCCCCTTCCGTTAGATTTCTTTCCAATCTTGCCCCTAATTAATCGCTGGGCTGTACTTAATTTTCCTAGTTGGATTCGAGGACGTTGGGCTGTTAGTGCACCAGGTAATTAAGCCAGCACACGATTAGAGGAGGAAAGGGCTGTGGACTCGGGAGCATTTTCACCAAAACTAGTGCTAATTTCTCTCTGCGCCTTGTTTTCTGAATCACAGCAGAAAACATTCATGCCCTTCAGTATGCAATTTAGGGAGTGTATCTTATCATTTGAAATGGTTGGTAGGAGTACCACCAAATTTACTACGAGTACTACCAAAACAATTTCCGCAAGATTACACAAAAACAGATAGCATGAACGTGCTGATAGTAGTAAATAATAGTATCCTTGCCGTCTTTTATTTCTTAAACCATGTTTAGATGCTGCAGGAAACATAAATACGTTACTTTTGATGGTCTCGGCAAATGTGTAAAATTCCCTGTAACTAAAGCAAGCAAGGCacaaaagactaaatgatggtaatGCTGTCTTCAAGAAAGAAAGCAGATATGTGCATCAGGATGTTCCACAGTAGGAAGTTGTGAAAACTAAAAACAATGTGAACGTGCAATATCAAGTATTTTCCTCCAAATTATAAGGTTCTGTGTAAATGTTACAACAAAACAGATTAAAATACAAGGTGGACTTAATGTGCTCACAGAGAGATTTTCTGTGTACAACTGTTGAACCCCAAATTAACAGAAGTAAGAATGAGATATGATGTGATGCTGATAGTGCATATTATAGTATGAAAGGCAGATTGTTTGAATTACTAGTTGACAACACCATATATATTTTCAATGGCAGCAAATTAAACCTCGGTGAAGTAGAACAGTGAAACATAGACAAAGTAATGCATGTACAATACTAGACTTGGAAGGTTCCAAGCAACCAGGAAGAAAATGAACTAAATACCTCTATTTGAACCTCCCTCGCCTCGAGCAAATCAGCTTTGTTGCCAGCAAGAGCCACTACTGTATTCTGGTTTCCTGCACCAAAGAAAAGGCTAAATTAATATGTCTGTATTAATAAGCAACAAAACCTTTCACATGGCCCGATTCTGTTAACTATTAGTATTTATATTACCATTAATCAGATCCAAAAGCACAAATATTTTCAGAAAAGATCCAAAATCACAAACGTGAATGAGCAAAGAAGTCAAATGTGAAATGGATTTCGTACAAGCTAACTATTTCAGGAGCTGGTTAGCCATACAATTTACAGGCTGAGCGGACATGATCAAACATCAGGGATGACATGTCTTCAAATGATAAAGTGGAGTACCTTGAGCTTGAAGTTCTTGAACCCATTTCTTTGCTCGGGTGAAGGATGCCTGAAGGTAAAAATAATAAAGTTACAAGAAACCTTAATGGGATCATCCCTGCACTTAGTGGTAGCTATACTGCTTCTAGATTAAGTTAATCCTTTTTCGAGCACAGAATAGAATTACAACATATACAAGCAGCAAACACAAAGTGCATATGTGGTACGAACATGCTAAAACAGATGAGGTCCCGTGATAACTAGAAACTCGTTGAAACAGCACCACAGCAAACATACATCCATAGTCAAGAACTATTTTGAGGAATACCGTGTATTGGTCGTTGACTAAGTATTATCAATGCCCATCATTGCCCGTTAACTATGGATTGTTGACCTCATGTGCAACAAAGGAATATAAGGTATTCCATATGGATCAACAACCAGTAGCTAGTACTTAAGTGTGTTAAAAGCTCAAAACTTTCAGAGAATGCATGGAAGCGAAACTAGATATTTCTATCATGTTCTCACCAAGACCCACTCATTGCTGGCAAGTAAACAACAAACTTAACCATCACCAAATTTTGCTAACTGCATTTATGGTGTCATGCATACGAAATCGTAGCCCCTGCCACATTGTTACCGTTATGACGTACGGCACCCTGCAGTTCTTCACAGGCATCCACTCTTTTGCAATACAAGGTAAGCAGGTGCAGGTCTACTTGAATAATGTTTTCTCTTCTCCATAGTTTCACTATCTCTCTTTCTCTTGGAACAGATTAGTGACTGAAGAAACCAAGTTGTCAGATTTTACCCAAGTGCCCAAGTGCCCATTGCTTCCCTCCACAAATTTTTAAAAGGTGTTCTGAGAACTAAATCACGCCATATGGAAACTACCTTGCCTGACTTACTGTCTCCGCTACAATTATTCTTGGTTCCCTTTTAATTCCCCAATTGAACTCACAACTCAAACATACTACTGTAAGGAGTCATAACCATTGTTCATCGGCCAAAGCAGCTAATATGTAAATAACGGGAAACTGTCATCGAGGCCTATTATTTTATAACTGGCACAGGTAAACCAATTCCATTTTACTAACCTGGTTCGAGATGTCATAGACAACTATGGCTGCGGCAGCACCCCTATAGTACATGGGGGCCAAGCTGTGATACCTCTCCTGCCCAGCTGTATCCCAGATTTCAAACTTAACAGTCTCGTCATTAACGGCCAATGTTTGAGAGAAGAAAGCCGCTCCAATTGTCGATTCCTGAAGACAAATAGACCAATACAATGATCATTTTCAGAAAAAACCTACAGATATATTATGTTTAACAGAATGAGTGAATCGACGACTTGCCTGGAACTCAACAAATTGTCCTTTTACGAACCGAAGCACCAGGCTGGATTTCCCAGCACCCACATCGCCAAGAAGAACCTGAAAAAGCGAGCACAGTAAAACATCGGCATTTCATAGCCCATGAGATTCTAAAAGCGCAAAATCAATATGTTTCACACTAAAAAAATGCTCGGGACATAATTTAGCGATTCGCCGTAAAACTGACCATCAAAATGGAATTCAGATATGAACTGGGAAACATTTATGAGCCCAAAATCACCATGCTTGTGAGACATTTAAGTCAAGAAAAAAGAAATTAATGACCACATCTTCTCATGCATTTTACACCCCCGAAGACAAGAGTTAGTAACAGTATCTAAGAACAAGCTCCGCGCCCCTGACTGAAAAAGAAAGTGTGGCTACTGGCGCAGAACAACATCTGCTGGAGAATTCCGCAGCAAACATAATCTTACTACTACATGATATTATCAGCCGTCCTAACAGCAGCGACACCACCATCAATTGTGCACTCGACCCATCAAAAAGATTCAAGAGAAACATGCGATCGGGAGCACTCCCACGAGACAATCACACTAGAACTAGCCAGACACTCCTACTAAGTAACTCCAAGTAGCGATCAAGATCCAGTCCGGGCGATCCGGCGGTCAATGGCTGCGGCCGGACACTCGAGATTAGAATTCGCACCAGTTTGGCGTTGCGGATCTTGCTGCCGGCGCTGGCCGCCATCGGATTCGACGCCGGATTAGGGCGGAACCTTGAGCCGGATCAAACCGCACGCGAGGAGGCGAATTTGGGAATTGGTTGTTGGCTCTCCGCCGTGTGAAATGcgcttctctttttttttttggcttaagaaaaatatttttcggTAGAGCCCTTGTAGAGCTGTATAATTAGACTTCCCTACGTCAACACTCAAACACAAACCTTCGCTGCTCGTATGCGCACCGCATTTCCCATTTCAAAGAGATTACTCCTCCGATCCAAAATACTTCCTCCATCCCAAGTTGTACTAAGTCGGCGACACTTGTTTTGGGACGGGGGAGTGTACGGTAAGTATTGTTCTTTTTCGTTCTAAATTATCGAAAAagtctttcgccccgctttatatataaatcaCCGATCTACAAGCATCACGATACAACTCACGTCACCACCACACATGACACACACACTCAGAGCAAGATACATGGGTGCCGAGCACCGTCACACCACCCCAACGACTGCCAAGCTACTACAAATGCGCGAGGATGATCCGCTTGGAGCCAAGCAGACCTCCAGTCCTCCGAGGAGAGGTGAGATGTAAAACGACGTAACAAGGACTCCAAAATGGTGCCTCCTAGAAGGGAACGACCACTGATAGCCGCCACCATCCGATCCTAAAGATCGAGTTTTCACCCGGAGCAACTCAAAGGAGTAAGGGCACCGCGACTGAGCCTTCATGAAGGATACAGTGTCCACAGACGCTGCCGCCGTCGGCCAATTCAAGATTGGGCAAGTGATGTACCCCGGCACGCCCACCCCTCCGATGAATCCTAGCTTCGGCAACCACCAACGACCATCCACCTGCGTGGCCATCGCCGCTTGCCCGCACCCGAGGCGCAAGTTCCGCCCACGAACCCCGGGCCTCCCGCTGCCAGGGCCGCCGCCCTGCATCCAGACACCCCCAAGACCGACCAAAGTGACCGGCTTTGGGCCAAAGGGCACACCCGACCGAAGAGACCGCAACATACGTCCCGCCTCGAACAACGCCAGAGCCGTGTCAACCCACACACGACCGGAGAACGGGGGAGGAGGGGAGCAGACACATCCGGGACGGCACACCCCTGTGCCAGCGATGAGTGTCCCGAGATCGTCGGTGCCTCCCATCTCTCCATCCCGCCTCCCCACCGGACACCTCCTGTCGCCCCACCTCGGCGACGAACGCAGCTCCATGCGAGGCCACAAATGTACACCCATCCACCGACAAGGAGAGACCCAAAGGACCGCCGCCAATCGCGAAGGAAGCCCATCTACGCTGCCTGCCATCGTCCAACCGCTGTAGCCTCCGGATTCCGGTCACCCCGCCCATCGGCCAGCCGGTGCTGCGGCGCACCACCACCTGCCGTGGCCTTGGCAGGGGCGGAGACCAGCATCCCGCGCTGCCCGACCCCAGAACTGGCCTCGACCTCGCCAATCCCGGCGACCAAGGCGCACCTCCACCACCGTGCCGCCCGACGCACCACCGctgcgccgccgccgtcgaccagcCCCGGTGCGCCCTCATGCTGCTGCGCCCGGCGCGTAGCGCAGCACCCAGCCCGGGTGAGTCGCCCCGCGCCTCGCCACCCATGCGAGGGGAAGAGAAGCACCCCGCTGTCGCTGGCGCCGGCCGGGCTTCGCCAGGCGCGCCCCCTGGCGGTGgcgagggaggggaggagggatgccccgctggcggctagggttggcctcCAGTGCGCCTGCGGGGGCatcgcgggaggaggaagaggggttcgGCCAAGAGACAAGGTGTTTTTCTGCCAAGATCTGTTTCAGGAATGGCAACTTTCCTCGTTCTAAATTTGCGAACTCTAATCAAGTATGCCATGACCATCATAAATACTATATCTTTATGTTAAAAACGACCATCATTACTGCGTCACTAACCAAATGATGCTGGCTAGAAGGATAAAATGTGTAGCTATGACCATGGGTCGCGAGGGCTTTTGCAAGAGTGTTTGCAATGGA
This window encodes:
- the LOC119294591 gene encoding TLC domain-containing protein 4-like, with amino-acid sequence MAMTAYSNQAQAMMRDYLLADPLVPYTSVLIGVFLCKMAYDLTRILSSFYFKGYSSLTKIQRVEWNNRGMSSAHAIFIAAVSVYLVASTDLFSDQLNGPITFRSSIISTSALGVSVGYFITDLAMIFWLFPSLGGMEYVLHHTLSLVAIAYTMLSGEGQFYTYMILISETTTPEINMRWFLDTAGLKKSSAYLINGILIFVVWLVARIFLFLYVFYHIYLHYSQIMKMHAFGYYLTLTVPSVLFVMNAMWFTKILKGVMKTLSKWS
- the LOC119294592 gene encoding ras-related protein Rab5A-like — translated: MAASAGSKIRNAKLVLLGDVGAGKSSLVLRFVKGQFVEFQESTIGAAFFSQTLAVNDETVKFEIWDTAGQERYHSLAPMYYRGAAAAIVVYDISNQASFTRAKKWVQELQAQGNQNTVVALAGNKADLLEAREVQIEEAKTYAQENGLFFMETSAKTATNVNDIFYEIAKRLLQGQAAQNPQAAGMVLSQRPNERVVSAASCCSS